The proteins below are encoded in one region of Festucalex cinctus isolate MCC-2025b chromosome 2, RoL_Fcin_1.0, whole genome shotgun sequence:
- the LOC144013740 gene encoding protein Wnt-2b-like isoform X2 has translation MQAIGEGTKEWIRECQHQFRHHRWNCSTLERDPTVFGRVLLRSSREAAFVYAISSAGVVYALTRACSQGELKMCNCDPQKRGRDKDDRGEFDWGGCSDHINYGIRFAKAFIDAKERTVRDARALMNLHNNRCGRTAVKRFMKLECKCHGVSGSCTLRTCWMAMSDFRKTGDYLRRKYNGAIEVTMNQDGTGFTVANKAFRKATKNDLVYFENSPNYCLPDKSTGSIGTAGRLCNKTSHSPDGCEVMCCGRGYDTTRVEQFTQCECKFEWCCAVECKVCKETVDIHTCKAPKQAEWLDKT, from the exons ATGCAGGCCATCGGCGAGGGTACAAAGGAGTGGATCCGAGAGTGCCAGCATCAGTTCAGACACCATCGCTGGAACTGCAGCACACTGGAACGCGATCCCACTGTGTTCGGGCGTGTCTTGCTGAGAA GCAGCCGAGAAGCAGCGTTCGTCTACGCCATCTCCTCCGCCGGGGTGGTGTATGCGCTTACGCGAGCCTGCAGCCAAGGGGAGCTTAAGATGTGCAACTGTGATCCGCAAAAACGTGGTCGAGACAAGGACGACAGAGGAGAATTTGACTGGGGGGGATGTAGTGACCATATCAACTACGGGATCAGATTTGCCAAAGCCTTCATAGATGCCAAAGAGAGGACGGTCCGTGATGCACGGGCGCTCATGAACCTGCACAACAACCGCTGTGGAAGAACT GCAGTGAAGCGTTTCATGAAGCTGGAGTGCAAATGTCACGGCGTGAGCGGCTCGTGCACGCTGCGGACGTGCTGGATGGCCATGTCGGATTTCAGGAAGACCGGCGACTACCTGAGGAGGAAATACAACGGCGCCATCGAGGTGACGATGAACCAAGACGGGACGGGATTCACCGTTGCGAATAAAGCCTTTCGGAAGGCCACCAAAAACGACCTGGTCTACTTTGAAAACTCACCCAATTATTGTCTGCCGGACAAATCGACAG GTTCCATTGGCACGGCTGGGCGGTTGTGCAATAAGACATCGCACAGCCCAGATGGATGCGAGGTCATGTGTTGTGGGCGGGGCTACGACACCACCAGAGTCGAACAGTTCACGCAGTGCGAGTGCAAATTCGAATGGTGCTGCGCTGTGGAGTGCAAGGTCTGCAAGGAAACCGTGGATATACACACATGCAAGGCCCCCAAGCAAGCTGAATGGTTGGACAAGACCTGA